From one Portunus trituberculatus isolate SZX2019 chromosome 30, ASM1759143v1, whole genome shotgun sequence genomic stretch:
- the LOC123510950 gene encoding peritrophin-1-like isoform X1: MFGLLQIDSRLTKMQTTHVVLAVAFLGTLVCGIPRSTEVPKIPCPIEVSHECPSVDGPTPLYLAHPDDCSKFCVCDDQVAYEKDCLPGLVFDEVIHVCNWPYNVDCGTRPIPPK, from the exons ATGTTTGGCTTGCTCCAGATTGATTCTCGACTTACCAAG ATGCAGACGACACACGTAGTCCTGGCTGTGGCTTTCCTTGGCACCCTCGTCTGTGGAATCCCTCGCAGCACTGAGGTTCCGAAGATCCCTTGCCCTATTGAGGTTTCCCATGAATGCCCCAGTGTGGACGGCCCGACCCCCTTGTACCTGGCCCACCCTGATGACTGCAGcaagttctgtgtgtgtgatgaccaaGTGGCGTACGAGAAGGACTGCTTGCCGGGACTGGTGTTTGATGAAGTGATCCACGTGTGCAACTGGCCCTACAAT GTGGACTGCGGCACCCGGCCCATTCCTCCCAAGTGA
- the LOC123510950 gene encoding peritrophin-1-like isoform X2, whose protein sequence is MEQMQTTHVVLAVAFLGTLVCGIPRSTEVPKIPCPIEVSHECPSVDGPTPLYLAHPDDCSKFCVCDDQVAYEKDCLPGLVFDEVIHVCNWPYNVDCGTRPIPPK, encoded by the exons atggaacAGATGCAGACGACACACGTAGTCCTGGCTGTGGCTTTCCTTGGCACCCTCGTCTGTGGAATCCCTCGCAGCACTGAGGTTCCGAAGATCCCTTGCCCTATTGAGGTTTCCCATGAATGCCCCAGTGTGGACGGCCCGACCCCCTTGTACCTGGCCCACCCTGATGACTGCAGcaagttctgtgtgtgtgatgaccaaGTGGCGTACGAGAAGGACTGCTTGCCGGGACTGGTGTTTGATGAAGTGATCCACGTGTGCAACTGGCCCTACAAT GTGGACTGCGGCACCCGGCCCATTCCTCCCAAGTGA